AAAACTGCCATTGCATACCAATGCTCTCCAGCTCCATTTCCCTCTACCTTTTAGCAATTCTTACCATGAACTTAACCCACCCTCTTCCATTCACACAGATACAGGAGCATCACCACTCAAAGAAGAATATGGTTGGCCCTGGGCCTTTGCTGGCTGGTGTCATTCTTGGTGGGACTGACCCCCATGTTTGGCTGGAACATGAAACTGACCTCAGAGTCCCACAGAAATGTCACCTTCTTTTCATGCCAATTCCGTTCTGTCATGAGGATGGACTACATGGTCTACTTCAGCTTCTTCACTTGGATTTTTATCCCCCTGCTTGTCATGTGTGCCATTTATCTTGACATCTTCTATGTCATTCGGAACAAACTCAATCAGAATTTCTCTAGCTCCAAAGAGACAGGTGCATTTTATGGACGGGAATTCAAAACAGCGAAGTCTCTGTTTCTGGTTCTCTTCCTGTTTGCTTTGTCCTGGCTGCCTTTATCCATCACCAACTGTATTATCTACTTTAATGGTGAGGTCCCACAGGTGATACTATATTTGGGCATCCTGCTGTCCCATGCTAACTCCATGATGAACCCTATCGTCTAtgcttataaaataaagaagttcAAGGAAACCTATCTTTTGATCCTCAAAGCTTGTATGTTCTGCCAGCCTTCTGATTCTTTGGACCCAAGCATTGAAAAGACTTCTGAGTAGTTATCCACGGAAGATGACTCTTCATCCCATTGGCCTTCAGATTCAGCATCAATAAACACTTGAGGGCCTATCCACCCAGGCCAACGGCTTTCACATCAAGAGAGTCCTTCCACTGATGTAGGGAGCATTTGGCTGCCTGCCTCCAACTGTACCTCCTCTACTATCTTCTTCCCGCaatttgacttctttttcttgtattCCTTCTCAAATTCAATTTTCTTGATGCCTGTTGAGGACAATGCTCTATTGTTATTACTACCTGTGTTCCTCCTTCCCAAACAGGAGAAGTCATGCAGTCGGAGGGACGCCTCATTGACTTACTGACAAAAAGCCTCCATTGGGCTGGACATGCATGTGATGGATTCCACTCCCTTGTGGAACTAAGCAAAGAGCCCAGCTCTTCAGCTCTGCTTGGGAGTTGGTGGAAATGGAAGGAGGGAACTGAGTTTAATGGGAACTTAAACTGCTGAATTCACCTGTAAATGTATTTGAGTAAATAAAATATGACAGCTAACTGTTGTTTAGCACTTTGTTGAGGGCCAGGTTCCCTTGGGGCTTGAGGATCCAGCTGGCTGCTCTTGGCACTCAGCCTGCTTGCTACCTGGAGCATGTTTACTATGCAAATTCTGGGCCCCTCATCCCATGTCCCAGAATACCCCGCTTGTTTTTCCTGGGCTGATAAGAGCATTTGTCAATTTCCTGAAATAATCATCGGCTGTTAGAGAAGAGATGATTCTCTCTCTAGAGCTGAGTCCTAATCAGcttctgtggttttcattttaataGGAGTAGTTGGGGTGAGGCAAAAAAGAGACACTGTATAGCTGTTATTTGGTGAGCACTTTCTATGCACTAGGCACTTTGCATACTTTACCTATTTTGGTCCTAATCATCTCTGAGAAGGTACCACAGCATTATTATCATCTCTGTtttgcagaaggaaaaaaatgaggtacagagaggctaagtaacctGTCTACAGTCAAACAATTGACAGGTAgtggagccaggatttaaacccagcCCTGCCTTTGGGAGAACCCAAACTTCTCACCATCTAGCCTCAGACATGAAGAGAGAATTGTAACTGCTCCAAAGGCCAAGCTCAAGTTGACTTAATGTACAATTAGCAGATATGGGAGTGCCAACTACTATATGTATGCCTGAGGACTGCtgggatgtttttgtttttgttttttgtcttagcTTCAATTTTTGATGTCTCATTCATCAGGCCACTAGGCAGGGATAGAGGTCTAGTCATATCATTCAAGCACTGAGCATGGCTCTGGGGATTCAAGGTGCATTTCTGGCTTGGTCTGTCCAAATGTGTAGCTGTGCACTCTCATGCTCAGGATGATAAATATATGAACTTAACAAGAGCAGCAAGATAAGGATTTCAACTAAACCATGTCAAAGAGAGTAAGTGTAccgaaaatattttttcttaattcttagCCAGCCCTAAAAGTTTATCCTGACCCCAGTCTTAAGCCAGAGCCTAATAACCATATTTATCATGTGAACATTTCATTTCAGCAAAGGTCCTTGTTTCTTCTGCTCTCATCCCAGGAAGAATCAACACTCTCTGGGAAGTTTAAAAACTTGCATGTACTTTTCTACTAATGCCAACCTGAGCTGGTCACCCTgcccactcacact
The sequence above is a segment of the Manis pentadactyla isolate mManPen7 chromosome 4, mManPen7.hap1, whole genome shotgun sequence genome. Coding sequences within it:
- the ADORA3 gene encoding adenosine receptor A3 isoform X3, giving the protein MFGWNMKLTSESHRNVTFFSCQFRSVMRMDYMVYFSFFTWIFIPLLVMCAIYLDIFYVIRNKLNQNFSSSKETGAFYGREFKTAKSLFLVLFLFALSWLPLSITNCIIYFNGEVPQVILYLGILLSHANSMMNPIVYAYKIKKFKETYLLILKACMFCQPSDSLDPSIEKTSE
- the ADORA3 gene encoding adenosine receptor A3 isoform X2 translates to MTANSTALSLASIAYITVEVLIGLCAIVGNVLVIWVVKLNPSLQTTTFYFIVSLALADIAVGVLVMPLAVVVSLGITIHFYSCLFMTCLLLIFTHASIMSLLAIAVDRYLRVKLTVRYRSITTQRRIWLALGLCWLVSFLVGLTPMFGWNMKLTSESHRNVTFFSCQFRSVMRMDYMVYFSFFTWIFIPLLVMCAIYLDIFYVIRNKLNQNFSSSKETGEVMQSEGRLIDLLTKSLHWAGHACDGFHSLVELSKEPSSSALLGSWWKWKEGTEFNGNLNC
- the ADORA3 gene encoding adenosine receptor A3 isoform X1 — translated: MTANSTALSLASIAYITVEVLIGLCAIVGNVLVIWVVKLNPSLQTTTFYFIVSLALADIAVGVLVMPLAVVVSLGITIHFYSCLFMTCLLLIFTHASIMSLLAIAVDRYLRVKLTVRYRSITTQRRIWLALGLCWLVSFLVGLTPMFGWNMKLTSESHRNVTFFSCQFRSVMRMDYMVYFSFFTWIFIPLLVMCAIYLDIFYVIRNKLNQNFSSSKETGAFYGREFKTAKSLFLVLFLFALSWLPLSITNCIIYFNGEVPQVILYLGILLSHANSMMNPIVYAYKIKKFKETYLLILKACMFCQPSDSLDPSIEKTSE